A single window of Limnothrix sp. FACHB-406 DNA harbors:
- a CDS encoding peptidoglycan-binding protein codes for MGRAIERSCVATAIGVVVLGGAPAWALSASQRSGDAGPSVVRLQRQLKTLGNYGGPLNGQFDNATAAALEAFQRSRGLYTKGAVDIVTKRSLLEATGADLTLVANLQPGDRGPSTRELQRLLNRLGFLAAEPTGNFDSPTRQALERFQQSLNLSTTGHVDLATMQALRDRAGTDSGQGTPTQPNRPISSQPATASNGLGPGQRSAAVRQLQTRLRQLGFFTTTPTGFYGPITSRAVRAFQQAAGLTATGRATPETLRAIETRLAAQPANPRSTNARSTNGQPADRQAVSQRSTQPTPAQPATPVNPPDHPSMRPLNPDYQALKPGDSGDRVKALQDQLRALGFLKARSTGFYGDITQAAVTAFQRSRQLPATGQASPATLRALFGVSSGSQASPAPNSATPARAVPAFQSPRPAAAPRAIPNTSPLAQRSPSARSDDRWLMPGDRGVRVTALQQRLAALGLLGFDRVNGVYDNLTAQAVINFQRSRRLSPTGIADLTTQRAMGLL; via the coding sequence ATGGGCCGGGCGATCGAGCGAAGTTGTGTGGCAACAGCGATCGGGGTTGTGGTCTTGGGCGGTGCGCCCGCTTGGGCCCTGTCGGCCAGCCAGCGATCGGGTGATGCGGGCCCCAGCGTGGTGCGCTTGCAACGACAACTGAAAACCCTGGGTAATTACGGCGGCCCCCTTAATGGCCAGTTTGATAACGCCACGGCCGCTGCCCTAGAAGCCTTTCAGCGATCGCGGGGTCTCTATACCAAGGGGGCGGTGGATATTGTGACGAAGCGATCGCTCCTGGAAGCCACGGGGGCTGATTTAACCTTGGTGGCGAATTTGCAACCGGGCGATCGGGGCCCCAGCACCAGGGAATTGCAACGGCTCCTGAATCGGTTGGGCTTTTTGGCCGCCGAACCCACTGGCAATTTCGACAGCCCCACTCGCCAAGCCCTGGAACGGTTTCAGCAATCCCTGAACCTCTCAACCACGGGTCATGTGGACTTGGCCACCATGCAGGCCCTGCGCGATCGAGCCGGAACCGACAGCGGCCAAGGCACGCCAACCCAGCCCAACCGCCCGATTTCCAGCCAACCGGCCACAGCCAGCAATGGACTGGGGCCCGGCCAACGGAGCGCCGCCGTTCGGCAACTGCAAACCCGCTTGCGCCAGTTGGGCTTTTTCACAACCACGCCCACGGGGTTCTATGGGCCAATCACCAGCCGGGCGGTGCGAGCTTTCCAACAGGCGGCGGGGTTGACCGCCACGGGCCGGGCCACACCGGAAACCCTGCGGGCGATCGAAACCCGTCTGGCGGCCCAACCGGCGAATCCCCGATCGACCAATGCCCGATCGACCAATGGGCAACCCGCCGATCGCCAAGCAGTCAGCCAGCGATCGACCCAGCCAACACCAGCCCAACCGGCCACCCCGGTCAACCCACCCGATCACCCGTCCATGCGGCCCCTCAATCCCGATTACCAGGCCTTGAAACCCGGAGACAGCGGCGATCGGGTCAAGGCCCTGCAAGATCAGTTGCGAGCCTTGGGATTCCTCAAAGCCCGCAGCACCGGATTCTATGGCGACATCACCCAAGCAGCCGTCACCGCCTTCCAGCGATCGCGCCAACTCCCCGCCACGGGCCAAGCCAGCCCCGCCACCCTCCGGGCCCTGTTTGGGGTCTCCAGCGGTAGCCAAGCCAGCCCTGCCCCCAACTCGGCAACACCAGCCCGCGCCGTCCCTGCCTTCCAATCGCCTCGGCCCGCCGCCGCCCCGCGAGCCATTCCCAACACCAGCCCCCTGGCCCAGAGATCGCCCAGTGCCCGCAGCGATGATCGGTGGCTAATGCCGGGCGATCGAGGGGTGCGCGTCACGGCCCTGCAACAGCGCCTGGCTGCCCTTGGTCTCCTGGGGTTCGATCGGGTAAACGGAGTCTATGACAACCTCACCGCCCAGGCCGTCATCAACTTCCAGCGATCGCGACGACTCAGCCCCACCGGCATTGCTGACCTAACCACCCAACGGGCCATGGGCCTGCTTTGA